GGTGATCTACAAGACGATTCAGGACACCACCCCCAGCCTGCTGCAGCTGATCGTGGTGTTCGGCTACATGGTCTTCCTCGATTGGAAGTTGTCGCTCGCCACCCTGTTGCTGGCGCCGCTGGTGGCCGTGCTCGTGAGCGCCTTCGGAGCCAAGGTGATGGGGGCGGCCGAACGCAGCCAGAAGCAGGTGAGCGAACTGGCCGGCCTGCTGGGAGAAGCGATCGGAGGCCTGCCGCTGGTGCGCGCCTTCGCCGCCGAGACCTGGTTGCAGCAGCGCTTCGAGCAGGAGATCGACCTGCACCGCCGCGCCCGCTACCGCACCATGCGACTGCTGGCGCTCCAGCATCCGGTGGTGGGCTTCATCGAAGCGGCCGGGATCCTTTCGGTGCTGCTGATCGGCGCTTCGCGGATTCAGGCGGGCGGCCTCACCAGCCAGGGTTTCAGCAGCTATGTGGCAGCCCTGCTGATGCTGATCGATCCGATCTCCCACCTCACGACCAACTACAACGAACTCCAGCAGGGCCAGGCCTCGCTCAAGCGGCTGCGGGCGATCGAGCAGGAGCCGATTGAACCTCCCGACGATGCAAGCGCCCTGCCCCTGGGCCCCGTGCGTGGGGAGGTGCGTCTGGAGGGCGTCTGGTTCGGCTACGACCCCGAGCGCCCTGTGCTCCAGGGCCTTGAGCTTTGTGCTGAGCCCGGGCAGCTGGTGGCGCTGGTGGGACCGTCCGGCGCGGGCAAGAGCACGCTCTTTTCATTACTGCTGCGCTTCAACACCGCCCAGCGGGGCAGGGTGCTGCTGGACGGCCAGGATCTGGCCCGGCTGCGCTCCGGCGACCTGCGCCGTGCCGTGGCCCTGGTGCCCCAGCAGAGCAGCGTGTTCTCCGGCACGGTGGCCGAGGCGATCCGCTTCGGACGTGTCGCCTCCGATGCACAGGTGCATCAGGCTGCCGCACTGGCCAACGCGGCCGGTTTCATCGAAGCTCTGCCGGGCGGCTACGACGCCCGTATCGAGGAGCGGGGCAGCAATTTCTCCGGTGGTCAGCTGCAGCGCCTGGCCATCGCCCGGGCGGTGCTTGGCGATCCGGCGGTGTTGCTTCTCGATGAAGCCACCAGTGCCCTGGATGCGGAGGCAGAGGAGGCGGTGCAGCAGGGCCTGCGCCAGGCGATGGCCGGCCGCACCGTGCTGGTGATCGCCCACCGCCTGGCAACAGTGCAGGAGGCCGATCAGATCCTGGTGCTCGAGTCCGGCAGCATCGTCGAGTCGGGCAGCCATGATCAGTTGATGGCCCGGGGCGGGCGTTACCGCGAGCTGTGCCAGCGTCAGCTGATCCGCGTGGCGGACTGAGCAGGTCCCGGATCGCCGGGCTCAAGCCCGGCCTGCCGCTTGGCTGGCCTCCCTTCCCGCTTTCTGCTGGTCTGGCTCCCACCCGGCTCTTCTCCCCACGCCGCTCGCTCCCCCTTCGCACCGCCGGCCATGACCGATCTGCCTCTGTGGGAATACCGGGTCATCCACATCAACCTGGAGAGTGGCACCCCTCCCGAACCCCCCAGCGCGGAAGCCGCCAGTGAGCGGCTGCGAGGTGCCTTGAGCCCCGAATTCATCGCCAGCGAGTTTCCGGAGTTCTACGGCGCCCCGCCGCCGCCGCGCCATCCGGCTGGGCAGCTGCAGTTCTTCCTCAATTTGCTGGGCGCGGAAGGGTGGGAGATGGTGGAAGCCTCGCAGGTGGGGCCCCTGCTGATGTTCTTCTTCAAACGGCGGCGCCAGCCGGCCTAAAATGAGCGATCCACTTTGTGCTGGCTTTGACAGACGCCGCTTCCAACCCACCCGTGCTCACCTTCGAGGGCAAGCGCTACGACCTGAACACGCTGCCCGACGACCTCAAGGAACTGGTGCGCGGCATGCAGGTGGCCGACAACCAGCTCCGCCTGCACGAAGACACCCTGAAGGTGCTGGCGGTGGGGCGCCAGTCGATGGCCCATCAGCTCAACGAGCGCCTCAAAACCGTCCCGCCCCTGCCGGAGCCCTTTTGAGCGCAGTGGGCTCCAGTACCTGGAGTCCCTAACCCCGAGCGTCGCCCCCCGGCCCGTGGCTGCAGACGGGCCGGGGTTTGCGGCTGCGATCAGAACGGCTGGTATCAGACCGGCTGCAGGTCTTCAAAGCGGAAGCGTTGCTCGCCCGCCTCACCCTCTGCTGCTGAGGCGCCGCTCCCTGCGTCGCTGGCGATCACGCGCTCGCTCAGCACCCAGGGGCCGATGCCGGCCAGGGGCACGAAGGTGTCGGTGAAGTGGCTGGTGCCACCACGGGCGACGCCGGTGGCAGGGTCGCTGTAGGCGCTGCTGTAGCGGCGGCTCAGGTAGCCGGCGCCCGTGTCGGTGGTTTCCAGCGTGAAGATCGTCACCACCGTGCCGTGGATGTGGCGGTGCACCATCGTCACCACGTTGTCCTTGATGCGGTAGCGGTCGCCGCTGCCCTTGCCGCCCACGATCACCTCCAGGCCCACCGCATCGGTGTCGCCGGCGGTGAAGGTGTTGGCGCTGTGGGTTTGCTCGAAGGTGCGGCGCACCCGGTGGATGCACACCTCCCAGAGCTGGGAGGCCACGGCCTTGTTGATTTCGGCGTCGTCGATCCCCTCCACGCTGGCCTTGAGGTCAGCGCCCACCACGAAGCGGCCTTCCACCCGACGGTCGCCCTGCTCCCACACGCAGCGGCCCTGGTAACCGGCGAAGCCGGGTTCCCAGGTGTAGCGGTTCTCGTAGGCGGCGCGGAACAGGTCGGTGATGTCGGTGCCGGGAGCCACGACGGAGCTGGGGGGAGCGGTGGTGGTCAATGGTTTCGGGCAGGGGCCCTTCACCGTAGCGATCAGCGGCCGGCCGGGGTGTGGATGTCCTGCAGGGCGGCCACGGTGAGCTCCTGGCTCTGCAGGGTGGTGATCGCCTCCACCGCCGCGCGCGCTCCCGCCAGGGTGGTGACCGTGGGCACCGCGTAGTCGAGGGCGGCGCGGCGCAGGTACTTGTCGTCGTGGGCGGCCTGCCGGCCGATCGGGGTGTTGATGATCAGCTGGATGCGGTCCGAGCGGATGGCGTCCTCCACGTTCGGGCGGCCTTCATGCACCTTGAGGATGGCCTCCACCTCCAGGCCGTGGGCGCGCAGCAGCGAGGCTGTGCCGGTGGTGGCGATCAGCCGGAAGCCCAGCGCGGCCAGGTTGCGGGCCACCGGCACCAGCGCCGCCTTGTCGCGGTCGTGGGTGGAGAGGAACACCATGCCTGCGGTGGGCAATGCTTCGCCGGCGGCCAGTTCCGCCTTGGCGTAGGCCATGCCGAAATCGGCGCCGCTGCCCATGACCTCTCCCGTGGAGCGCATCTCCGGTCCCAGCAGGGTGTCCGCACCGGGGAAGCGCTTGAAGGGCAGCACCGCCTCCTTGACGTTCTGCAGCGGCGGCTGAGGTTCGGCGGTGAGGCCCAGCTCCGCCAGCGTGCGCCCCGCCATCAGGCGGCTGGCGATCTTGGCCAGGGGCACGCCGGTGGCCTTGGCCACGAACGGCACCGTGCGGGAGGCACGCGGGTTGGCTTCGATGATGAACACCTGCTCCCGCTGCACGGCGAACTGCAGGTTGATCAGGCCGCACACATCAAGAGCCAGGGCCAGCGCTTCGGTCCACTGGCGGATCGTGGCCAGCGCGGCGGGCGAGAGCGACACTGCCGGCAGGCAGCAGGCCGAATCACCGGAGTGGATGCCGGCCGGCTCGATGTGCTCCATCAGCCCGCCGATCACCACCCGGCCCTCGCGATCGGCCAGGGCATCAACATCCACCTCGATCGCGTCTTCCAGGTACTGGTCGATCAGCACTGGATGGTCGGGCTCCACCTGCACCGCCTCCACCATGTAGCGGTTGAGTTCTTCTTCGTCGAACACCACCTCCATCGCCCGGCCGCCGAGCACGTAGCTGGGCCGCACCACCACGGGATAGCCCACCCGGGCGGCGACGGCACGGGCCTCCGTCTCGCTGCGGGCCAGGCCGTTGCGCGGCTGGCGGATGTCGAGCCGCCGCAGGATCGCCTCGAACTGCTCGCGGTCTTCGGCGCTGTCGATCGATTCCGGTGACGTGCCCCAGAGGCGGGTGCCGATGGCCATGCCCTCCGGCGTGGACAGCCAGCGCAGCAGTGGCAGCGCCAGCTTCAGGGGCGTCTGGCCGCCGAACTGCACGATCACCCCGGCGGGCTTCTCGGCCTCGATCACGTTCAGCACGTCTTCGAGCGTGAGCGGCTCGAAGTAGAGGCGGTCGGAGGTGTCGTAGTCGGTGGAGACCGTTTCCGGGTTGCTGTTGACCATCACCGTGGCCAGGCCTTCCTCCTGCAGGGCGAAGGAGGCGTGGCAGCAGCAGTAGTCGAACTCGATGCCCTGCCCGATGCGGTTCGGCCCACCGCCCAGGATCATCACCTTGCGGCGACTTTCGGGTTGCACCTCGTCCTGCGGCGGCAGTGGCGCCAGGCTGCCGTCCGCGTTCAACTGCTCCAGCGGCCGCTCGTAGGTGGCGTAGTGGTACGGCGTGGTGGAGGCGAATTCCGCCGCGCAGGTGTCCACGGTCTTGAACACGGCATTGATCCCCAGGGCCTGGCGATGGCGGCGCACGCTGAGTTCGTCGCTGCCGGTGGCCCAGGCGATCTGGCGATCGGAGAAGCCCAGCTGTTTGAGCGCCAGCAATGTGTCGCTGGTCAGGTCGTTGAGCGCACGCCCCTGCAGCAGGGCCTGCTCGGCGTTGAAGATGCCGCGCAGCTTGGCCAGGAACCAGGGGTCGATCGCACTGAGCGCGTGGATGTCGGTGTCGCTGCGGCCGGCCACCATGGCGGCACGCACCGCAAAGATCCGCTCAGGCGCGGGGGTACGCAGCTGGCGTTCCAGGTCGCTGGGCTCCACCTCGGCATCGGGTCGGTCGCCGCCCCAGCCGGCGTGGCCGGTTTCCAGCGAGCGCAGGGCCTTCTGGAACGATTCCTCGAAGCAGCGGCCGATCGCCATGGCTTCGCCCACCGATTTCATCGAGGTGGTGAGCACCGCCGGGCTGCCGCGGAACTTCTCGAAGGCGAAGCGGGGAATCTTGGTGACCACGTAGTCGATCGTGGGCTCGAAGCAGGCCGGCGTCGCTCCGGTGATGTCGTTGAGGATTTCGTCGAGGGTGTAGCCCACCGCCAGCCGGGCGGCGATCTTGGCGATCGGAAAGCCGGTGGCCTTGGAGGCGAGGGCCGAGCTGCGGCTCACGCGCGGGTTCATCTCAATCACCACCACCTCGCCATTGGCGGGGTTGATCGCGAACTGGATGTTGCTGCCGCCGGTTTCCACGCCGATCTCGCGGATGATCGCGATCGACTGGTCGCGCAGGCGCTGGTACTCGCGGTCGGTGAGGGTTTGGGCAGGGGCCACGGTGATCGAGTCGCCCGTGTGCACCCCCATCGGATCGAGGTTCTCGATGCTGCAGATGATCACCACGTTGTCGGCCAGGTCGCGCATGACCTCCAGCTCGAACTCCTTCCAGCCGATCAGCGACTGCTCGATCAGGATCTGGGAGACGGGACTGGCCTCCAGACCGCTCTTGCAGAAGGCCCGGAACTCCTCGGGGTTGTAGGCGATGCCGCCGCCGGAGCCGCCGAGGGTGAAGGCGGGCCGGATGATGCGCGGATACCCGCCCACCTCCTCTCCCACCCGTTCGGCCTCGGCGAGCGAACTGGCGATGCCGGATGGACACACCGCCACGCCGATCCGTTCCATCGCCTGTTTGAACAGGAGGCGGTCTTCCGCTTTCTTGATCGAGGCCAGGTTGGCGCCGATCAGCTCGACGCCGTAGCGCTCGAGCGTGCCGTCTTCCGCCAGGGCCACCGCCAGGTTGAGAGCGGTCTGACCGCCCATGGTGGGCAGCAGGGCATCCGGGCGCTCGATGGCGATCACCCGCGCCACCACTTCAGGGGTGAGCGGCTCGATATAGGTGCGATCCGCCATTTCCGGATCGGTCATGATCGAGGCCGGATTCGAATTGATCAGCACCACCTCGAAACCCTCGGCCCGTAGGGCCTTGCAGGCCTGGGTGCCTGAGTAATCGAATTCGCAGGCCTGGCCGATCACGATCGGTCCGGAGCCCAGCAGCAGGATGCGGCGCAGATCCGTGCGGCGGGGCATGGGCGGTGTTCGAAGCCAAACGGCCTCAGCCTCTCACGCCCACTGCCCGCTGGCTGGCCTCCGGGGCGTGTGTCCTCGCTAACGTGGCGGTTTCCTATCCATTGCCGGTTCGATGAGCGAACTCCAGCGCCTCAAGGGGCTGCTTCCTCCGGAGATGCAGAGCTGGGTGTTCGTGGAAGCCGCCGCCTCCGCCGACCCGCCCCTGGTCACGATCGAGGAGATCGGCCGTGATGAGGTGGAGATCCAGGTGGATCTCGAAGCCTGGGATCAGCTGGCCCTCGACCACCGCAACCTGCTCTTCTGGCATGAGGTGGGCCGCATCCAGAACGATGCGGTGCCCCGCGACGGCTGGGAGATGGCGGCCTTGGCCATCGGCCTTGGCGGCGCCATCGGCGAGCTATGGGTGCAGGACGGCCTGCTGCTGATGATGGCGCTGGGGTTGTCGGGCTTCGCCGGCTACCGGCTCTACCTCAAGAACAACTCAGAGAAACGTTTGCAGGATGCGATCGCCGCCGATGAGCGGGCCATTGCCCTGGCCACCCGCTTCGGCTACACCCTGCCCAATGCCTACAAGAGTTTGGGTGGCGCCTTGAAGGAACTGGTCGAGCAGACCCGCAAGAAGAAGAAACGCGCCTTCTACGAAGACCGCCTGGAGGCCCTGCGCAAGAGTGCGGCCACCGCTCGTGCCGAGATGGCCCAGCAACAAGGCAGCCGCCAGTCCGTCACCAGCGAGAACGTCTATGGATAGTGATCGCCTCACCAGGCTTGCCGCCGAGGCCTGCGACGACCGCAAGGCCGTGGACATCCGTCTGATCCGGGTCGATGAGGTGTCCTCCCTGGCCGATTGGTTCGTGATCTGCTCGGGCCTCTCCGATGTGCAGGTGCGGGCCATCGCCCGTTCGGTCGAAGACCGCCTGCTCACTGATGCGGGCCGGCTGCCCCTGCGCAAGGAGGGCCAGAACGAAGGGCGCTGGGTGCTGCTCGATTACGGCGAGCTGATCGTGCATGTGCTCACCCCCAGCGAACGGCGCTACTACGACCTGGAAGCCTTCTGGGGACACGGCGAGCAGGTGCCTTTCCTAGGCTCCGAGGAGTCTGTTTCCCTCTGACCGTCCGGCGTCTTCCATGGCTCAGGTCTCCCCCCTCTCGACCTGTCCGGTGCCCGTCGAACAGCAGCCCCTGGAGGAATACCGCCAGCTGCTCGCCTCCTGGTTCTTCGCCTGGCCGGTGCAGAGCTCACGGCAGTTGCTCAAGCCCCTGGCGATCAGCTGGCTGCTTGCACTGCCGCTGTGTCTGCTGATCGCCTACGGCAGCTGGCCCCTGCGCCACGCGCCGTTGCGGTTGGTGCTGGCGGCGGCGGTGGCGGCAGTGCTGCCCTCGCTGCTGCTGCTGATCCGCCAGTGGCTGGGCTGGAGCTATGTGAGCCGGCGCCTCACCTCCGAGCGGGTGGAATACGAGGAATCCGGCTGGTACGACGGCCAGGTGTGGGAGAAGCCCCTCTCCTGGCGCCAGCAGGACCTGCTGGTGGCCCGCCATGAAGTGCGTCCGGTGCTGGAGCGTCTCCGCCAGGGCCTGCTCCTGGCCGCTGCACTGCTGCTGGGTGGAGCCGGGCTCTGCCAGGCTCTTTGAATCCTGGCCCCGGTCGTTTCCGGGGCGCCGAACCCTCTGCGATGTCCCTGTCCTCCAGTTTCGGCTCCTCCCAGCGTCCCGGCGTGCCCCCCCTGGAGGTGCGGCTGCTGCGCGCCGGTATCACCGAGTCGGTGCACCGCGTTCACGCCGTCGTCTGCGACAAGCGCGGGCGGGTGTTGATGCGCGCCGGTGATCCCCAGCAGCTCAGCTTCATGCGCTCGGCGCTGAAGCCCTTCCAGGCCCAGGCCTATGTGAGCAGCGGTGCCGCCGACCTGGCCGGTGCCGACAGCCGCAGCCTGGCGATCGCCTGTGCATCCCATGCCGGCACGCCGGCCCATGCCCGCGAAGCGTTCAAGATCCTCTGGAGCGCCGATCTGGAAGCCGAACGGCTGCAGTGCCCGCCGCCGCAGCCCGACGCCAGCCCGCTGCAGCACAACTGTTCGGGCAAGCACGCCGCGTTTCTTGCCACCTGCCGCCGCATGAACTGGGCACTGGACACCTACCTCCAGCCCGACCACCCGCTGCAGCAGCAGGTGTTCAAGGGGGTGGGGGAACTGCTGGGCCTGCCCGGAGCGGAGCTGCTCACGGCGCGCGACGACTGCGGCGCTCCCACCGTGCAGATCCAGCTGGCCCAGATGGCGCTGCTGTTCGCCCACCTGGGCGGTTCGGAGCAGCCCGATCTGGAGCGGCTGAGTCGGGCGATGCTGGCCCACCCGGAACTGGTGGCTGGCGAGGGACGCTTCGACACCGAGCTGATGCGGCGGGGTCATGGCCTGGTGCTGAGCAAGGGGGGCGCCGAAGGGATCCAGTGCCTGGCCCGCATGGGCGAGGGGCTGGGAGTGGCGATCAAGGTGGAGGACGGCGCCAGCCGTGCCAAGCACGCGGTGACGCTGCACCTGCTGCGGCAGCTCGACTGGCTCACGGCGCTCACCCTCGAAGAGCTCGAGGATCAGTTCCTCGCGCCAGGCCTTGGCCTGCGGCTGGAGGTGAGCGGCGAGCTGCGCTTTGACGCCATGGCGCGCTGAAGCCGGCGCCCAGGGCCCCGCCCATTGCCGGAAGGCACCCCCGGCTTGTAGTGTGTCTGAGGCGACGCGGGGTAGAGCAGTCTGGTAGCTCGTCGGGCTCATAACCCGAAGGTCAGGAGTTCAAATCTCCTCCCCGCCACCACTTTTCATCCCCCGGTTGCGGATCTGCAGCCGGTTTTTTTATGGGCAGCTGTCTGGGCAGAGGCCGGGCCCTGCGTCGCTGGTTCGACGCCCGGCTGTCGCCGCCTAAGGTCGCCACGCCACGCCCGTTGCTGGCCAGCCGATGCCTCTCGCTGATCCCGGACCCCTGTTTGATGCGGTGGTGGTGGGGTCCGGCGCCACCGGCGGAGTTGCCGCCATGGTGCTGGCGAGCGCTGGCCTGCGGGTGCTGGTGCTGGACGCCGGCCCCGCGCTCAGCGCCCGCCAGGCTTTCGGCAGCGAGCCCCTGAACAGCCTCAGGCGGGTGGCCAACATCAGCAGCGGCCGGCAGTGGCGGCAGGTGCAGCATCCGGGCTACTGGAAGGCCAACCCGGAGCTGTATGTGGATGAGCGAGAGAACCCTTACAGCACGCCTCCCGACCGCCCCTTCCTCTGGAGCCGGGGGCGTCAGGTGGGCGGCAAGAGTCTCACCTGGGGCGGCATCACCCTGCGCCTCTCCGACCACGAGTTCAAGGCGGGCGAGCGGGATGGCCACGGTCCGTCCTGGCCGCTTTCCCACGCCGACCTGGCCCCTTACTACGCCCGACTCGAGCGCTTCCACGGCGTGCACGG
Above is a window of Synechococcus sp. MW101C3 DNA encoding:
- a CDS encoding DUF3386 domain-containing protein; translated protein: MTTTAPPSSVVAPGTDITDLFRAAYENRYTWEPGFAGYQGRCVWEQGDRRVEGRFVVGADLKASVEGIDDAEINKAVASQLWEVCIHRVRRTFEQTHSANTFTAGDTDAVGLEVIVGGKGSGDRYRIKDNVVTMVHRHIHGTVVTIFTLETTDTGAGYLSRRYSSAYSDPATGVARGGTSHFTDTFVPLAGIGPWVLSERVIASDAGSGASAAEGEAGEQRFRFEDLQPV
- a CDS encoding DUF3318 domain-containing protein, encoding MSELQRLKGLLPPEMQSWVFVEAAASADPPLVTIEEIGRDEVEIQVDLEAWDQLALDHRNLLFWHEVGRIQNDAVPRDGWEMAALAIGLGGAIGELWVQDGLLLMMALGLSGFAGYRLYLKNNSEKRLQDAIAADERAIALATRFGYTLPNAYKSLGGALKELVEQTRKKKKRAFYEDRLEALRKSAATARAEMAQQQGSRQSVTSENVYG
- a CDS encoding asparaginase, with translation MSLSSSFGSSQRPGVPPLEVRLLRAGITESVHRVHAVVCDKRGRVLMRAGDPQQLSFMRSALKPFQAQAYVSSGAADLAGADSRSLAIACASHAGTPAHAREAFKILWSADLEAERLQCPPPQPDASPLQHNCSGKHAAFLATCRRMNWALDTYLQPDHPLQQQVFKGVGELLGLPGAELLTARDDCGAPTVQIQLAQMALLFAHLGGSEQPDLERLSRAMLAHPELVAGEGRFDTELMRRGHGLVLSKGGAEGIQCLARMGEGLGVAIKVEDGASRAKHAVTLHLLRQLDWLTALTLEELEDQFLAPGLGLRLEVSGELRFDAMAR
- the rsfS gene encoding ribosome silencing factor translates to MDSDRLTRLAAEACDDRKAVDIRLIRVDEVSSLADWFVICSGLSDVQVRAIARSVEDRLLTDAGRLPLRKEGQNEGRWVLLDYGELIVHVLTPSERRYYDLEAFWGHGEQVPFLGSEESVSL
- a CDS encoding CGLD27 family protein, encoding MAQVSPLSTCPVPVEQQPLEEYRQLLASWFFAWPVQSSRQLLKPLAISWLLALPLCLLIAYGSWPLRHAPLRLVLAAAVAAVLPSLLLLIRQWLGWSYVSRRLTSERVEYEESGWYDGQVWEKPLSWRQQDLLVARHEVRPVLERLRQGLLLAAALLLGGAGLCQAL
- the carB gene encoding carbamoyl-phosphate synthase large subunit, with the protein product MPRRTDLRRILLLGSGPIVIGQACEFDYSGTQACKALRAEGFEVVLINSNPASIMTDPEMADRTYIEPLTPEVVARVIAIERPDALLPTMGGQTALNLAVALAEDGTLERYGVELIGANLASIKKAEDRLLFKQAMERIGVAVCPSGIASSLAEAERVGEEVGGYPRIIRPAFTLGGSGGGIAYNPEEFRAFCKSGLEASPVSQILIEQSLIGWKEFELEVMRDLADNVVIICSIENLDPMGVHTGDSITVAPAQTLTDREYQRLRDQSIAIIREIGVETGGSNIQFAINPANGEVVVIEMNPRVSRSSALASKATGFPIAKIAARLAVGYTLDEILNDITGATPACFEPTIDYVVTKIPRFAFEKFRGSPAVLTTSMKSVGEAMAIGRCFEESFQKALRSLETGHAGWGGDRPDAEVEPSDLERQLRTPAPERIFAVRAAMVAGRSDTDIHALSAIDPWFLAKLRGIFNAEQALLQGRALNDLTSDTLLALKQLGFSDRQIAWATGSDELSVRRHRQALGINAVFKTVDTCAAEFASTTPYHYATYERPLEQLNADGSLAPLPPQDEVQPESRRKVMILGGGPNRIGQGIEFDYCCCHASFALQEEGLATVMVNSNPETVSTDYDTSDRLYFEPLTLEDVLNVIEAEKPAGVIVQFGGQTPLKLALPLLRWLSTPEGMAIGTRLWGTSPESIDSAEDREQFEAILRRLDIRQPRNGLARSETEARAVAARVGYPVVVRPSYVLGGRAMEVVFDEEELNRYMVEAVQVEPDHPVLIDQYLEDAIEVDVDALADREGRVVIGGLMEHIEPAGIHSGDSACCLPAVSLSPAALATIRQWTEALALALDVCGLINLQFAVQREQVFIIEANPRASRTVPFVAKATGVPLAKIASRLMAGRTLAELGLTAEPQPPLQNVKEAVLPFKRFPGADTLLGPEMRSTGEVMGSGADFGMAYAKAELAAGEALPTAGMVFLSTHDRDKAALVPVARNLAALGFRLIATTGTASLLRAHGLEVEAILKVHEGRPNVEDAIRSDRIQLIINTPIGRQAAHDDKYLRRAALDYAVPTVTTLAGARAAVEAITTLQSQELTVAALQDIHTPAGR
- a CDS encoding ABC transporter ATP-binding protein, whose product is MLAPPPAGFRGLLPLLGPHRRNLIAGGVCMVIFVACWPLLAWLAGQLIPSIGAGDFPAVLRAIGLALLVFLVQKLAQFGQDTLLASPALQVGQALRSQLFARLQRLEFASLEKLSAGDLTYRLTEDADRVAEVIYKTIQDTTPSLLQLIVVFGYMVFLDWKLSLATLLLAPLVAVLVSAFGAKVMGAAERSQKQVSELAGLLGEAIGGLPLVRAFAAETWLQQRFEQEIDLHRRARYRTMRLLALQHPVVGFIEAAGILSVLLIGASRIQAGGLTSQGFSSYVAALLMLIDPISHLTTNYNELQQGQASLKRLRAIEQEPIEPPDDASALPLGPVRGEVRLEGVWFGYDPERPVLQGLELCAEPGQLVALVGPSGAGKSTLFSLLLRFNTAQRGRVLLDGQDLARLRSGDLRRAVALVPQQSSVFSGTVAEAIRFGRVASDAQVHQAAALANAAGFIEALPGGYDARIEERGSNFSGGQLQRLAIARAVLGDPAVLLLDEATSALDAEAEEAVQQGLRQAMAGRTVLVIAHRLATVQEADQILVLESGSIVESGSHDQLMARGGRYRELCQRQLIRVAD
- a CDS encoding DUF6447 family protein codes for the protein MTDAASNPPVLTFEGKRYDLNTLPDDLKELVRGMQVADNQLRLHEDTLKVLAVGRQSMAHQLNERLKTVPPLPEPF